In the genome of Carassius auratus strain Wakin unplaced genomic scaffold, ASM336829v1 scaf_tig00047691, whole genome shotgun sequence, one region contains:
- the LOC113088971 gene encoding zinc finger protein 271-like, which yields MMFKKFHPVKLAKLPKISHFTFISEFIEEKEENEESSPQENQNACDQCDKMFLWDSLLKKHLKVHAKKKPHSCHLCGKSFLHVQSLKEHQKIHTDVREYVCFESEKTFSSVSSLKLHERIHIGEKLYKCLHCDKRFNHSGNLKTHERIHTGEKPYKCSRCDKRFNVSSNLKTHEMIHTGEKPYKCSRCDKRFSRSLNLKKHERIHTGEKPYKCSHCDERFIRRADRKTHEMMHTGEKPYKCSRCDKRFNVSSNLKTHERIHTGEKPYKCSHCDKRFSRSLNLKKHERIHTGEKPYKCSHCDERFIRRADRKTHEMMHTGEKPYKCSHCNKRFIHRAYRKTHEMIHTGEKPYKCSHCDKRFSNSSTLKTHERIHTGEKPYKCSHCDKRFSVSSNLITHERIHTGEKPYKCSHCDKRFSVSSSLITHERIHTGEKPYKCSHCDKRFSQSIELKTHEMIHTGEKPYECSHCDKRFSVSSNLKTHERIHTGEKPYKCSHCDKRFSVSSNLITHERIHTGEKPYKCSQCDKRFSVSSSLKKHERIHTGEKPYKCSHCDRSFSRSEILKTHERIHTGEKSY from the coding sequence atgatgtttaaaaaatTTCACCCAGTTAAATTAGCAAAATTAccaaaaataagtcattttacctttatttcagagttcattgaagaaaaagaggaaaatgaagaatCAAGTCCTCAAGAGAATCAGAACGCATGTGATCAATGcgataaaatgtttttatgggattcacttctgaagaaacacttgaaagttcatgcaaagaagaaaccacattcatgtcatttgtgtggtaaGAGTTTTTTGCAtgtacaaagtttaaaagaacatcagaaaatacatactgaTGTGAGAGAGTACGTGTGCTTTGAGTCTGAAAAGACTTTTAGTTCAGTGAGCAGTTTAAAACTACACGAGAGGATTCACATTGGAGAGAAACTTTATAAGTgtttacactgtgacaagagattcaatcattcaggaaatctgaaaacacatgagaggattcacactggagagaaaccttacaagtgttcacgctgtgacaagagattcaatgtgtcatcaaatctgaaaacacatgagatgatccacactggagagaaaccttacaagtgttcacgctgtgacaagagattcagtcgttCACTAAATCtcaaaaaacatgagaggatccacactggagagaaaccttacaagtgttcacactgtgacgagAGATTCATTCGTCGAGCAGATAGGAAAACGCATGAGATGatgcacactggagagaaaccttataagtgttcacgctgtgacaagagattcaatgtgtcatcaaatctgaaaacacatgagaggatccacactggagagaaaccttacaagtgttcacactgtgacaagagattcagtcgttCACTAAATCtcaaaaaacatgagaggatccacactggagagaaaccttacaagtgttcacactgtgacgagAGATTCATTCGTCGAGCAGATAGGAAAACGCATGAGATGatgcacactggagagaaaccttataagtgttcacactgtaacAAGAGATTCATTCATCGAGCATATCGGAAAAcgcatgagatgatccacactggagagaaaccttataagtgttcacactgtgacaagagattcagtaattcatcaactctgaaaacacatgagaggattcacactggagagaaaccttacaagtgttcacactgtgacaagagattcagtgtgtcatcaaatttgataacacatgagaggatccacactggagagaaaccttacaagtgttcacactgtgacaagagattcagtgtgtcatcaagtctgataacacatgagaggattcacactggagagaaaccttacaagtgttcacactgtgacaagagattcagtcagtcaatagagctgaaaacacatgagatgattcacactggagagaaaccttatgagtgttcacactgtgacaagagattcagtgtgtcatcaaatctgaaaacacatgagaggatccacactggagagaaaccttacaagtgttcacactgtgacaagagatttagTGTGTCATCAAATCTgataacacatgagaggattcacactggagagaaaccttacaagtgttcacaatgtgacaagagattcagtgtgtcatcaagtctgaaaaaacatgagaggatccacactggagagaaaccttacaagtgttcacactgtgacaggaGTTTCAGTCGTTCAGAAATTCtcaaaacacatgagaggattcacactggagagaaatctTACTAG